GTGTGAGTATGTTGaagaatttaattatttcagaTTTTGGTGCATCCCTTCTTATCAGTTTGCTTCAAGTCTGTCACTGCACAGTCTTGGCTGAATACTTTAAGGTGGCCTACCTTAATGTCTAGATGTTAATATTTACATTGTGAATTGGCTCAACAAATTGTGTCTTGGTGAAGAACAGTGGTGACACCTGTTGTAACTCAAGTGGTCCAACTGAGCTCTAAAAGGCAATCATTCCTTTAACTCTGagtgtgtaaatatttatgtgATGCCTGAATAGGATGTATTTTGTAAAGTATATATGTTTATTAACCGGTTTACAATGTATcattgctgaaaataaatctatttggtacttttttacattaataagtTCTTCAGTTGTTAATTCTTTTTGTTGATGAAGAAAAAAGTCTGTTTTAGCAGTTCTGATTCTCAAATTTTTTCAACAGTTTTGATGAGAAGTACTTGTAGTACCGTGGAAGTACAGTTAAGTACTTGCACATTCAAATAGAGCCAAAGCTTATTCAAAATGCATTCCCAGAAAACTTGAATAGTCTAATTTTCAGGTGAAATTCTTTCATCCATGTGTCGAAACAGATACTGGCAACCGATATAAGTTTGTTTCAGATGTTGGTCTGAACTGTTTAGTCCCAGTAAACCCCAGTTCTACAAAAAGCCCAGGCTTTGACTTGAACTGTCAACTCTTGTCTTAAAAGTGCTTTTCACTTTTGTAACTGTGAGAGCCTCTAACTCTGACTTTTGTATCGGTAAGTTTGTTAATGTTTCTAATATGAatcctgttattttgttttccagagcactttaataaacagagagaaaatttAACCAGGAAACGTGTATCCTCTTGTTTGATCGACGTGCTTCACTCCTGAAACCAGTCATGCAATTTGTTAGCGTTATCCACTACGTTGaggaaaagttaaaaaatataaaatagaagtTATtaggatgtaactccagttctatggGTATGTGCACAGGGAAGCCTGTCATAGAACTTGAGTTACATCCTAATAACTTCATTTTCACTCTTCTTATTGAGcaacaaatcaaaacatcaatcctgttttgatattttattaaaaactttGAATGAAAAAACACTTAAGTGCATTAAAGGTGCTGCAGAAAGTTAAGTAAAAATATTCCATTGTTGAAGAAGTAGTCTATAGACAATGAAGATAACAAGATTTAAGTTAGACAATTCTTATTTATAAAAGCAAACTAAAGTCAATGTAATTTACaggaaggaaacaaaaaaaagaccttTTAAGATAAAAGCTCCTAAAAGATGTTggccacttaaaaaaaaatttggcaTGTACACATAGAGCCTACGAACACCAATGGATTTAAATATTACAATGCATATAacagtaaaaaataacattttaaaccatTATGAATCCAATCTTCAAGACATTTGATGTAGTACAAAAATGTTTGAGTGCAGTTGTGAAACTTTTCATACTGTTGATAGGCACACTGACAAAGAAGTGTTagctaaaataaaatctatacAGTAAACAGCACATTAGGCAAAAAAAAGGTTCTCAGCTGACTGATCATTTTGGTGGAGTTAATGTAGAATAGAAATATGAGCTCTGTGGTCAGCACCACTGTGCTAAGGCCCTGTGTTAGGCCCTCAGCATGCAGCTGTGTCCTTGGTCCATGACCACTGGATGTTTTATCACTTGCTGGGTGCAAACACTGCCGGAAAAAATGTAAGGTTAACAGCAACATTTTGGTATTCTGCCGCTTTCTAGCCAACATAAACACGCTTAAGGTCAGTACAGTCAGGAAAACTCAGGTTTCTCAGAATCGGGGACCTGATCAAGACAACATAAAGAGGGAAGTGGTTCAGGATATTTAGAAATCTGCAAAGAGATACTGATTAGTTAATATTCCCATAATGTAgcgtttgttttgtcttctgcTCAGAGGAGCATTTGAAGGACTGAaaccaagaaaagaaaagcagtgacATTAGACATTATACTCACTCCTCTCCCTCAGGCCTTGGCCGAAGCTGTGCACCAGTCTGATGAGGCCCCAGAATAAAACCACTTTAATCACCACTGAAATCAAAGCTCCAGTGACAGCAGCTGCCTCCAGGGTGTATATGTTGTCCTGGAACCATTTCATTACCACCTGCAATTAAAGCAAACCACTGTTTTCCTAGAGGAATCAATTTCTGAATGTCATCAAAATGTGTGCACaaattatatactgtacatgcaatgTCATACTCATATGACAGAGACCAATACTTGAATGAACTGTGCTTTAGTGGAGTGGATCTTTTTAAGTTTTTCAGAtgtctcttaaaatgaaaacactgcaaTGCTGCCCATGTtgcctgttttgtgttttagtagtagtattttaaaatggtgaaaagtCACTAAGTacattcaagtactgtacttaattacatttttgaggtacttgtctatttctattatatatcactttatacttctactctagtATATTTTAGAGGAAATTATTGtactttactccactacatttacatgTTACTGTTAAGTTACTAGATACTTTGCTGATTACACTAAGCTCATAGTACTTCTGATAATATTTGATACCACTCCCATGTTTGCACAGTAAATATGGAGCCACAGATAAGAGAAGATACATTTTATTGTCCCCTTGGGGAAACTTTTCTCCactattttgactcaatcccacatataccatcctgctgctgtaaatactcactaaatcatcaaatgtgtattaatccttggctgaaaatagtccccaacaaatgctcTATTCACTCCtatttgagtaacgtttgctaaaaactacagtgctcaGCTAACTAATTTAATTGTATGTGGTTTGGGAAAAGCCTCTTGAAATGAACAAATGTCTTGAGGAATGACCAGACGATGAGCACTACAATGGGAAAGCCACTCCTGCATAAATGACAACAGACTGAGTCGTGCATGGATCAGTATTTGTAAAAGCCAGTCCAATTCATAAAGCATCCAGTACTCATATAGATTCAGAGATATTTAAATACTCATTGTCAGCTCACCGTGtacaacagataaacaaagaAAGCCAGTTGAGGAAGGTTCTGCATCATGAAGACCCAAACTAAGACCTTGGCTTCCTTTAAAACCTGAAAAACAACAAGTAGGTACAACCActcactgcttttgaatttttCCATGTGTGCTCTTGTTTAGAATGATATGAAAGCAAATTAGGGTcgttaatattttgagcttgtgaaataatgttcacaaataatttcacagccggcatcaccttttgtgtgcatgtgaaaagaATTTGCACGCACGTATGTGCGTATAtgtaataaacatatatactTTTCACactgaatgtgtgactttgtaaaacagttttgcagctgtagaaatattttgtgtatgtgtaatatgtaaaatatgtgcaggaatattttcaacagtgaggtttcacacagtgtgagtgtgtaagtATCTTTGTATGCGACACTGACGTTACAAGCTACAAGCACAAATTTTGGCCCTGTTTTAACGCCTgtgctgactagccaatcagcacgttgcccactgaccatccaatcaAAGGAAATCAAACTGTCCAGTAAAGTTTTACATTGAAATTAACTGGATATATCAAGACAGCTGTGCGTGCATCCTGGAGTtacttaatttgcatattaGCTAATGTCTTAGCTAGCTACAGTCTGTTGGCTAACGTTTGTTGTTGCGCCGTTTGAACAAGTTAATATTAAGGAAAGTAAGGCTATTATTTAACAGGTGCTTCAAGACATAATGCTGCGGGCATTTAATGTGAGAAAGAAGGTAGTTAGCTAAAGGTTGAGAAGGTTCGGTTTGCAATCCAACTTGTACATGTTCACGTCAGCTGGAAAAtaacagtagtaacagtagtaggcTAATAATACAATCTTCAAATCTAAAAGGGGGCAGTAGTGACCTGTCAATACAGCAAAATAtgctcagtgatgtgttttttatgatgggagaacatttgtttcatctgtcaTACACCTCTTTCATGAGCTGCTACATTTCTTTAATACCAAATACACAGGAGCAGAACTCCTTAATAGAGAGAGCTGTTCGCAGCTTTGTGGGCATCTTGTCAAGTGCACGGCCAAAAATTCAAGTTTCAAGTGTGCCACAAGCTCACAAGCAGTCAGCCATAACAGCAACCCGAGGAGACATGCAAGGGTACGATATGACAGGCATAAGTATGATTATTAtagtataataatgtatttgttggcTCATTATTGTTACTCAATGTAACTTTGAACATGTACAAGGCAGGAACGCACACCAAGATTAGTGAGGTGCCGACTCCAGAGGATTGTGTAAAAACAAACGACAGAATGGGGGTCGCACACTCGCGCTCCGATCAGCATGATGACTTTGAATCAGAGctgtacacatgtacaaattATATATCTGTGTGCACAAAACGTTttcacaaagtcacacattcagatacgtgCATGCAAGTTCTTTTCACACGCGCACAAAAGGTGATACACAACTGCAGGCTCATTTCATAAGCTCAGAATATTAATGGCCCGAATTTGCTTCCATAGAATGCATCTTGCATGATATTTTCTCATTAGTTTATGGTCTCTTTGTTCGACGAGAAGTTTTACACGCGAAGACGATGGATAAAGAGGACTCACTGCAACAGCCCCGACAGCAGCGGTCACGCAGGCCCACACCACTCCGACGCCCAGGATGATGCTGTTGGGAGCAGACATGGCCGAGTCCGATGTCGTGATCAGGATACACagacacagctgaaacacatcagcgaCACATCGTTAATGAAGTCAGGAGCTCACTCAAAGACATTTCAGTTAGTTTCTGTCCTCTTGTTTTAAAATCACACACTGCGTTCAACAAACACATGAGGAGAAATGTGTTGCAGAAGAGGCAAAGAGACCAGTTCCTCCAACAACAGCGGCATCAACTGACTTGAAATGAACGCAACCATAAAATCTTCTCAGTGTGGGACATTACATCTGACTCAACCAGAAAAACTTGCTCTCTTGCTGTTCTCATCTGCCATCATAGTTTTTACTCTCTCCATGTTCATAACAAATCAAATCATATTAGCAGGTCCAGACATGTTTTCTGGATGCAGTTCAAAGTCTTTTTGGGACACATGGGAAATCTCAACAATCACAGGGAAGGAACTCAAAATCTGAGATTGATGATTAATTTTACAACTTTTACAAGTTTTTGCAACACTGTGTATGAACACCATGAGGTTATGAACAACTAGTTTGATCACAAACATTTCATGTACTGCACAAAgtcaacttttacattttagtcaatTCTTAGAACCAGTAGTGAAAAGCACCTCATGAGTGTAAAAAATGTCCCTTgttaagagacaaaacaaacaaaatcattacTGGCCTCTGCACTGTGGAGGCTACCTGAGcctgaaggtcaaaggtcaccatggAGAAACAGAGGTTGAGCAGGAAGTATTGCTCCTGGAGGCTATCCAAGGCCCCACCCACACGGAACGCCATCATGTTGGGCCTCCGGATGAGCGGTATGGTGCAGAAGATGTGGATCATGCCCAGACACATGATGCACACAAAACGAACCTGTGACAAAAAACAGATCACAGCTGGAAATTCAATTTTCAATGTTTAATTCTACAGCCCCTCAGGTTTATGACATCCTTTATACAATCATGATGAGTAATGTTACTCAGAAATGGTGATGTCTTTAAGATTAATTTTCTTATTACGTAACTAAAGTAggcatctacagtatatgctgaACTCACCCAAAGTCCAACATCTTGTTTTACACTGCACTTGGACAGTATGAACTTTGACAGTTTGGTAACAAAGTTACAGTTAATCTAAATGATCTGTGCTAGTACTTAAATTGGACCATTTTCATGCCAGCAAGaccagtgctttgagctaaatgctaacatactgtaagcatgctaacattcgcacaatgacaatgctaacatgttgatactaagcaggtataatatttaccaatgtcaccatcttagtttagtatgttagcaatagtacagctgaggctgatgggaaggaatatagttttgcaggtatttaatcCAAAGAGTTGGATTATTTGGAATTTTGACCTGAGgctggcactagaggaaaagtcaagggatcaccaaagttgttacaattcatcctgagagggacatgaatgtgtgtaccaaaaaTCAGGTCAGTGCATTCACTTAATGTCGGGACATTTCAAGACAAATGATAAATGTAGATGATTTAGCAAACATCAACTAATAGCCATGGTATCCAGTCAGAGATATAAAGATTAACATGTAGTTTCTTTTCAATATTCACTCCAACCACAGTAACATCTACGTTTACAAGATGTGATTGATAAATACAACAATAGTGACATCAAGTGGTGGAACTAAAACTCCTTTCAACAGGATAAAAGCTACTGTTATTTCCCCTCTCATTAATCAAGTGAGATTATTAGCAGCAACCAGCAGCTAGTATGAATCACTCTGTCAGTGGGGTTGGTGTGCTGGTTCTAAAATGTACAATCTAATCTTCTCGTTGTGttgcaatctttttttttttttacagtttcagttggATCAGTTGTGTTTCACCCCTCAGGCAACATACAGGCTACCCTATCTTCTTGGCAGAGGTTATTGGGGCTGTTTGTAGCCTAAGAGGAAGACTGTAGACAAGTTATTCCACCTTCTCTGCGTGTTTTTCGGTGGGAAAAACAagcatttaaattaattattaattaattaattattatattataaataatataataaaagacCCTAGAATTGAACACTATAAAGTATCAGGTCTCTGTCAAGGAAACTAaacaatttttaatatttaaaatcttaTAAATTTATTATGGAAAGCATGATAACCAGTTTCATCATAATTTGTTATTTGCTAGACTGatatgaatgtatataaatacagaaatagtAATAATCTTCATTGTATCCCCCCattctgaaaccaaaccaatGCCCTTGCCTAGTTCAATAGCTCCAATCCCAGATCAGTATACAGCACCCTATCACCCAAACTACCACAGTGTGGTTCAGTCTACATGGTCAGTGCACTGATCAGGGTCTGGGGCTTTACAC
This sequence is a window from Siniperca chuatsi isolate FFG_IHB_CAS linkage group LG10, ASM2008510v1, whole genome shotgun sequence. Protein-coding genes within it:
- the LOC122883428 gene encoding uncharacterized protein LOC122883428 encodes the protein MDELSPLLGNQISGQPEEGPDLLSPNLRPRHQELIPTPCGPIKPWSELSCLLKLYFCFTIASLLALLGLTLSSIYKQHMDTDVSDEDNFTVSLIQLVGILFCIYYISRGVLQENRQELVVFVLSVFLVMVRSVVNFSVLGSKGKQELLVRFVCIMCLGMIHIFCTIPLIRRPNMMAFRVGGALDSLQEQYFLLNLCFSMVTFDLQAQLCLCILITTSDSAMSAPNSIILGVGVVWACVTAAVGAVAVLKEAKVLVWVFMMQNLPQLAFFVYLLYTVVMKWFQDNIYTLEAAAVTGALISVVIKVVLFWGLIRLVHSFGQGLRERMFAPSK